Proteins from a genomic interval of Paenibacillus sp. FSL H8-0048:
- a CDS encoding efflux RND transporter permease subunit has product MTWLTKWSFGNKGALGLLVVMALVVGMMSYTSLPMEFMPEADNPQVTVAVLGPGQDAHSMETQVTKPIEAATALIKGKTEQMSTSADGYAKVDLYFDGKSDMKEAAQEVEKAVRALKFPQGVMDPFIIQLNTSMIPVSQVTVAFDEGMTKENLEITEKRILPAMQQIKGVASVALYGKTSPQVQVKLDPAAMAAKGVNTAQVMGLLQGRSVSASVGEQTIGGQSGNVNVVSAIESVDSLAKLPVAAGVTLGDIAAVAPKLDQESVSRSNGKDVLFLVVTKEASANAVDVGGLVRTTAKELTASIPNAEVSMIFSSSDMVVTSVNSMLREVLLGALFATIVILVFLRNLRATLITAVSIPLSLAVTLYLLKMSGITLNIVTLGGVAVAVGRLVDDSIVVIENIYRRMQQERLSRSMVISATGEVARAITTSTIATVAVFLPMGLLRGGLQAFLLPFALTVTYSLLTSLVVALTIVPVLSSRLLKGSALKKHEPSRRFSRFLEWNLQRKWLTLSLGLLLLAGSIGAYIAMPKGALDATDASTVTVRLAYPNNVPVTEVLENGKLLEAELMKQPQAQTVIMQSGNSADSAQWGSVVSLTQVDYTIMMKEGSDAQAFMDHIRGLQSSYAGATLTTGAASMMGVSSTSEYIDIVGDDPEVIHTVAKEVAAKVQGIKGVEKVASNMEDTRPVFAFKVDPALANAQEISMQLAAMLNPVPLGQIELDGSPAAVVLEPIVQPASQKELQQLTIMTVSGPQPLSQVAELTVSDQPAMLYHKDGKPYARITAEVDPKRVSAIGAEIGKQTEGITLPEGVTLFAGGASAQQAGDFGDLGMTALISIGLVYLIMVLTFKTLRAPLAIMFSLPLAAIGAIIALLISGITPDFTALFGALMLIGIVVTNAIVLIDRIKHNEEQMTIREAILEAAGTRMRPILMTAIATVCAMLPLLFGQSEQGSIVSQSLAIVVIGGLTAATLLTLLVVPAIYELLYFRKSAKQRRQAAAVPAPGDLPG; this is encoded by the coding sequence ATGACTTGGTTGACGAAATGGTCGTTTGGCAATAAGGGGGCGCTCGGACTGCTGGTGGTGATGGCGCTGGTCGTTGGAATGATGAGCTATACCTCGCTGCCCATGGAATTCATGCCGGAGGCGGATAACCCGCAGGTGACGGTTGCCGTGCTGGGACCCGGGCAGGATGCGCATTCCATGGAGACACAGGTGACGAAGCCGATAGAGGCCGCAACCGCACTCATCAAAGGCAAGACGGAACAGATGTCCACATCGGCGGACGGCTATGCCAAGGTGGATCTTTATTTTGACGGCAAGTCGGATATGAAGGAAGCTGCGCAGGAGGTGGAGAAGGCGGTCCGCGCCCTGAAGTTCCCGCAAGGGGTGATGGACCCGTTCATCATTCAGCTGAACACCTCGATGATTCCTGTGTCGCAGGTCACGGTTGCATTCGATGAAGGAATGACGAAGGAGAATCTGGAGATTACCGAGAAGCGGATTCTTCCTGCTATGCAGCAGATCAAGGGTGTAGCCAGCGTAGCCCTATACGGCAAAACCTCGCCGCAGGTGCAAGTAAAGCTTGATCCGGCAGCGATGGCCGCCAAGGGCGTGAATACCGCGCAGGTGATGGGACTGCTTCAGGGCCGCAGCGTATCGGCATCTGTAGGGGAGCAGACCATTGGCGGACAGAGCGGAAATGTGAATGTGGTCTCCGCCATCGAGAGTGTGGATTCGCTTGCCAAGCTGCCGGTGGCAGCAGGAGTCACGCTGGGTGATATTGCGGCTGTAGCGCCCAAGCTTGATCAGGAAAGTGTCAGCCGCTCGAACGGCAAGGATGTGTTGTTCCTCGTAGTCACCAAAGAGGCCAGTGCCAATGCGGTGGATGTAGGCGGCTTGGTCCGTACTACTGCCAAGGAGCTTACAGCCAGTATCCCGAATGCCGAGGTATCGATGATCTTCAGCAGCTCGGATATGGTGGTGACCTCGGTGAACAGTATGCTGCGGGAGGTGCTGCTGGGTGCTCTATTCGCTACTATTGTTATTCTGGTCTTCCTGCGCAATCTCCGGGCTACGCTGATCACAGCGGTGTCCATTCCGTTATCGCTGGCCGTTACCTTGTATCTGCTGAAAATGTCAGGGATCACCCTCAACATCGTGACTCTTGGCGGCGTTGCCGTTGCGGTTGGACGGCTGGTCGATGACAGCATCGTAGTGATTGAGAATATCTACCGGCGGATGCAGCAGGAGCGATTGTCCCGCTCCATGGTCATCAGCGCTACCGGGGAGGTAGCCCGGGCCATTACCACCTCCACCATCGCGACGGTAGCGGTCTTCCTGCCGATGGGGCTGCTGCGCGGGGGCCTTCAGGCTTTCCTGTTGCCGTTTGCCTTGACGGTGACCTACTCGCTGCTGACTTCGCTGGTAGTTGCTTTGACCATTGTACCAGTCCTGAGCTCCCGGCTGCTCAAGGGTTCGGCGCTGAAGAAGCATGAGCCTTCCCGTAGATTCAGCCGCTTCCTGGAATGGAATCTGCAGCGGAAATGGCTAACGTTATCGCTGGGACTCCTGCTCTTGGCGGGTTCCATTGGCGCCTATATCGCCATGCCGAAGGGTGCGCTGGATGCTACAGATGCCAGCACTGTAACCGTCCGGCTGGCCTATCCGAATAATGTTCCTGTAACGGAGGTGCTGGAGAACGGCAAGCTGCTGGAAGCTGAGCTGATGAAGCAGCCGCAGGCGCAGACCGTTATTATGCAGTCCGGCAATAGTGCGGATTCCGCGCAGTGGGGGAGTGTGGTCTCCCTGACGCAGGTGGATTATACGATTATGATGAAGGAAGGCAGTGATGCACAGGCTTTCATGGATCATATCCGCGGTCTGCAATCCTCTTATGCCGGAGCTACATTGACCACAGGAGCAGCCAGTATGATGGGCGTAAGCTCGACCAGTGAGTATATTGATATCGTAGGCGATGATCCGGAGGTCATTCATACCGTAGCCAAGGAAGTCGCCGCCAAAGTACAAGGGATTAAAGGGGTGGAAAAGGTCGCCAGCAATATGGAGGACACGCGTCCGGTCTTTGCTTTCAAGGTAGATCCGGCATTGGCGAATGCTCAGGAGATCTCCATGCAGCTTGCGGCTATGCTGAATCCGGTGCCGCTAGGCCAGATCGAGCTGGACGGCTCTCCGGCTGCGGTGGTGCTTGAACCCATAGTGCAGCCTGCATCGCAGAAGGAACTGCAGCAGCTGACAATCATGACGGTATCCGGTCCGCAGCCGCTGTCACAGGTGGCTGAGCTTACGGTGAGCGACCAGCCGGCTATGCTATATCATAAAGACGGCAAGCCCTATGCCCGCATTACAGCAGAGGTAGACCCGAAGCGGGTCTCGGCCATTGGCGCGGAGATTGGCAAGCAGACGGAAGGCATTACCTTGCCAGAAGGGGTCACGCTATTCGCGGGCGGTGCTTCAGCGCAGCAGGCCGGAGACTTCGGCGACCTGGGGATGACGGCGCTGATCTCCATCGGACTGGTCTACCTGATTATGGTTCTGACCTTCAAGACGCTGCGTGCGCCCCTGGCGATTATGTTCTCCCTGCCGCTTGCCGCCATCGGAGCTATTATTGCGCTGCTGATCTCGGGGATCACTCCTGACTTCACCGCTTTGTTCGGTGCCTTGATGCTCATCGGAATAGTGGTTACCAATGCTATCGTACTAATTGACCGGATCAAGCATAATGAGGAGCAGATGACCATCCGCGAGGCCATTCTGGAAGCTGCGGGTACACGGATGCGTCCGATCCTGATGACGGCGATTGCCACCGTCTGCGCCATGCTTCCCTTGTTATTTGGGCAATCCGAGCAGGGAAGCATCGTCTCGCAGAGTCTGGCGATTGTAGTCATTGGCGGCCTGACAGCAGCAACTCTGCTGACCCTGCTGGTCGTTCCGGCCATCTACGAGCTGCTCTACTTCCGCAAATCTGCCAAACAGCGCAGGCAGGCTGCCGCCGTTCCGGCACCGGGGGATCTGCCAGGCTGA
- a CDS encoding transposase has product MSGTRRSYNEEYKRQAVKYIQEQTKTVAELALELDVPAKTLHKWLGQYRQFENEPIITPDKYRELERQLKEREQELADLTEEMAILKKAVHIFSNPKN; this is encoded by the coding sequence ATGAGTGGAACACGGAGAAGCTACAATGAAGAATACAAAAGACAGGCCGTAAAGTACATCCAGGAGCAGACGAAAACGGTGGCGGAATTGGCCCTGGAGCTGGATGTCCCCGCCAAAACGTTGCATAAATGGCTAGGTCAGTACCGGCAGTTTGAGAATGAGCCCATCATTACTCCAGACAAATACAGAGAGCTGGAACGTCAACTGAAGGAGCGGGAGCAAGAACTCGCAGACCTGACAGAGGAGATGGCCATCCTAAAAAAAGCCGTGCACATCTTCAGCAATCCAAAGAACTGA
- a CDS encoding IS3 family transposase, with protein MEDHRSEFRVEKMCSVFQVSRSGYYKWRTAKPSPQATRKALLLKRIAYHFHDSKGRYGSPKIKVLLVREGHQVSERTVGKYMKELGLRSCVAKRFRVCTTDSNHPLPIAPNLLNQQFHTEKPNQTWVADITYIPCREGRMYLASVLDLCTREIVGWRLSDRMTTDLVQGALDAAYQAKRPGKGLIHHSDRGSQYASADYRERLKTYQMTASMSRKGNCYDNACIESFHSLLKKELVYWNRFKTKQQAYDAIFQYIEFFYNRKRIHGALGYVSPVQFAATFKRKTL; from the coding sequence ATTGAAGATCATCGCTCCGAGTTCCGCGTGGAGAAGATGTGCAGTGTCTTTCAGGTGTCCCGGAGCGGGTATTACAAATGGAGAACAGCGAAGCCCAGCCCTCAAGCCACTCGTAAAGCCTTGTTGCTAAAGCGGATTGCCTATCATTTTCACGACTCTAAGGGTCGCTATGGCAGCCCCAAAATCAAGGTTCTCCTAGTGCGTGAAGGGCACCAGGTCAGTGAACGCACGGTAGGCAAGTACATGAAAGAACTGGGGCTGCGCTCTTGTGTCGCAAAGAGATTTCGCGTATGCACCACCGACTCCAACCATCCGCTACCCATTGCCCCCAACTTGTTAAACCAGCAATTTCACACGGAAAAGCCGAACCAGACGTGGGTAGCGGATATCACCTACATTCCCTGCCGGGAAGGACGAATGTACTTGGCGAGCGTGCTGGACCTGTGTACCCGGGAGATTGTCGGCTGGCGGCTTAGCGACCGGATGACCACTGACCTCGTACAGGGCGCTCTGGACGCTGCCTACCAGGCCAAACGCCCCGGAAAGGGCTTGATTCACCATTCGGATCGAGGCTCCCAGTACGCCTCTGCAGACTACCGGGAACGCCTAAAGACGTACCAGATGACCGCAAGCATGAGCCGCAAAGGAAACTGTTATGATAACGCCTGTATCGAATCTTTTCACAGCCTCTTAAAAAAAGAGTTGGTGTACTGGAATCGATTTAAAACGAAGCAACAGGCGTATGATGCCATTTTCCAGTACATTGAATTTTTCTACAACCGTAAACGAATCCATGGGGCACTGGGGTACGTTTCTCCGGTTCAGTTTGCAGCCACATTTAAGCGAAAAACGTTGTAG
- a CDS encoding ABC transporter permease, whose amino-acid sequence MKLSQMLYLYRRLYVQQLKAILEYNKDFYILMCSAALTQVLGFVFLWVIYDRIPDIQGWQFWEVTFMYAMIFLTEGAGSLFFEGSWRLGRLVNTGELDRYLLRPVPVVLQVFCTGIGINGLGNLLIGGVIIWQSLMHSPIHWTAGKAAVLLLLFITAVIIRVSINLMGNSAAFWIRNAGNAFPLMVHNLSDLAKYPITLFPQAIRIFISTVLPYAFISFYPATYIFGKSGWSGWWLLAPVAAIGSAAAAYGVFRYGLSRYESTGN is encoded by the coding sequence ATGAAATTATCGCAAATGCTCTATCTCTATAGAAGGCTATATGTGCAGCAGCTTAAGGCGATTCTGGAGTACAACAAAGACTTTTATATCCTAATGTGCTCGGCGGCCTTGACGCAGGTATTGGGATTCGTGTTCCTGTGGGTGATCTATGACCGGATTCCGGATATTCAGGGCTGGCAGTTCTGGGAGGTCACCTTCATGTACGCCATGATCTTCCTGACGGAGGGGGCGGGTTCGCTGTTCTTCGAGGGCAGCTGGCGGCTGGGCAGACTGGTCAACACAGGGGAGCTGGACCGTTATCTGCTGCGGCCGGTGCCGGTGGTTCTTCAGGTGTTCTGCACGGGGATTGGGATTAACGGACTCGGTAATCTGCTCATCGGCGGAGTGATCATCTGGCAGTCGCTCATGCACAGCCCTATCCACTGGACTGCGGGCAAGGCGGCGGTGCTGCTGCTGCTGTTCATCACGGCAGTCATCATCCGGGTATCCATTAATCTCATGGGCAACTCGGCGGCCTTCTGGATTCGCAATGCGGGGAATGCGTTCCCGCTAATGGTGCATAATCTGTCTGATCTGGCCAAATACCCGATTACCCTGTTTCCGCAGGCGATCCGCATCTTTATTTCGACGGTGCTGCCCTATGCGTTCATCAGCTTCTACCCGGCAACCTATATTTTCGGTAAAAGCGGCTGGTCCGGCTGGTGGCTCCTCGCCCCTGTCGCGGCTATCGGAAGCGCGGCTGCAGCTTACGGAGTCTTCCGGTACGGATTGTCCCGGTATGAGAGTACGGGGAACTGA
- a CDS encoding ABC transporter permease — MTTAARLNKYRSIANRSLQNVMAYRNSYIINLLANSINLVAIFFLWQGIYGGREAVGGYSWDQMKTYLLVTFLANSVLSWYSETAISGKILDGSVAMDLLKPIDFQTARFAETLGASLLEGAISTVMLIVFATFLTGVTFPHSPIVYLLFAVSLLCAVVVKFGVVYLAALLCFWSTGSLGIVWTRIALTNLLSGALVPLAFFPDWLEKLALLLPFQAIIHTPTMIFLQQADTGESLRLIGIQLFWGAGLWMAGKAMWNWAVRQVTIHGG; from the coding sequence ATGACGACAGCAGCCCGGCTTAACAAATACAGAAGCATTGCCAATCGCTCCTTGCAGAATGTGATGGCCTACCGGAACTCCTACATCATTAATTTACTCGCAAACTCCATTAATCTGGTCGCGATCTTCTTCCTCTGGCAGGGAATCTATGGCGGGCGTGAGGCGGTGGGCGGCTACTCCTGGGATCAGATGAAGACCTATCTGCTGGTGACCTTCCTGGCCAATTCCGTCTTATCCTGGTATTCCGAGACCGCCATCTCCGGCAAAATCCTTGACGGCAGCGTCGCCATGGACCTGCTGAAGCCGATTGATTTCCAGACGGCCCGATTCGCCGAGACCCTGGGCGCCAGCCTGCTGGAAGGGGCTATCAGTACGGTAATGCTGATCGTGTTTGCCACCTTCCTTACCGGAGTGACCTTCCCCCACTCGCCGATCGTCTATCTGCTGTTTGCGGTCAGTCTGCTCTGCGCGGTTGTGGTCAAATTCGGCGTGGTCTATCTGGCGGCTCTGTTATGCTTCTGGTCGACGGGGTCCCTCGGGATTGTCTGGACGCGGATTGCGCTTACTAACCTGCTGTCGGGCGCACTGGTGCCGCTGGCATTTTTCCCGGACTGGCTGGAAAAGCTGGCGCTACTGCTGCCCTTCCAGGCCATCATTCATACGCCGACGATGATCTTCCTCCAGCAGGCAGATACCGGGGAGAGCCTAAGGCTGATCGGGATTCAGCTCTTTTGGGGAGCAGGACTCTGGATGGCGGGCAAAGCCATGTGGAACTGGGCGGTCCGCCAGGTGACCATTCATGGAGGCTAA
- a CDS encoding ABC transporter ATP-binding protein, with translation MIEARGLSKSFMQAVKEPGLKGAVKHLFLPRHIEKVAVKPLDLSIEAGETVAYVGPNGAGKSTTIKMLTGILMPSSGSISVNGINPYRKRMENAAQIGAVFGQRTQLWWDIPIAESFSLLKDIYQIPDAQYRKNMDLFTEMLGMSEFIHLSARKLSLGQRMRADLAAALLHNPPILYLDEPTIGLDVSVKEKIRGFIKQINQEQQTTVMLTTHDLGDIEDLCKRLVIIDHGAIIYDGTLSEVKARFAKNRVIFFQVRSPMPELYKLLEQSPGLKLEQQSSQEFSVTFDRYEYTASEVVSRVMKHGEVLDFRMEDTHIEQVIKAVYDGQLDLNEHRGARGQGHHDDSSPA, from the coding sequence ATGATTGAAGCCAGAGGACTGAGTAAGTCCTTTATGCAGGCGGTGAAGGAGCCCGGCCTAAAGGGAGCGGTGAAGCATCTGTTCCTGCCCCGGCATATTGAGAAGGTGGCGGTCAAGCCGCTGGATCTGAGCATTGAAGCCGGAGAGACGGTGGCCTACGTGGGACCGAACGGTGCCGGTAAATCGACTACCATCAAGATGCTGACCGGCATTCTGATGCCGTCCTCCGGGAGTATCTCGGTGAACGGCATCAATCCGTACCGCAAAAGAATGGAGAACGCCGCCCAGATCGGCGCAGTTTTCGGGCAGCGCACCCAGCTGTGGTGGGATATTCCGATTGCCGAGTCCTTCTCGCTGCTGAAGGATATCTATCAGATTCCGGATGCCCAATATAGGAAGAACATGGACTTGTTCACCGAAATGCTCGGGATGAGCGAATTCATCCACCTGTCCGCGCGGAAGCTCTCGCTGGGTCAGCGCATGCGTGCCGATCTGGCTGCTGCCCTGCTGCATAATCCGCCGATTCTGTATCTCGATGAGCCGACGATTGGCCTTGACGTATCTGTGAAGGAGAAGATCCGCGGGTTCATCAAGCAGATCAACCAGGAGCAGCAGACGACTGTGATGCTGACGACCCACGACCTGGGCGACATTGAGGACCTGTGCAAGCGGCTGGTCATTATCGATCACGGCGCGATTATTTATGACGGTACGCTGAGCGAGGTCAAGGCCCGTTTTGCCAAAAACCGGGTCATCTTCTTCCAGGTACGCTCCCCTATGCCGGAGTTGTACAAGCTGCTGGAGCAGAGTCCCGGGCTGAAGCTGGAGCAGCAGAGCAGCCAGGAGTTCTCGGTCACTTTTGACCGGTATGAATATACCGCCAGTGAAGTGGTCAGCCGGGTGATGAAGCATGGGGAGGTCCTCGATTTCCGCATGGAAGATACCCACATTGAGCAGGTCATTAAGGCTGTCTATGACGGCCAACTGGACTTGAACGAGCACCGGGGAGCAAGGGGGCAGGGGCACCATGACGACAGCAGCCCGGCTTAA